The Ooceraea biroi isolate clonal line C1 chromosome 11, Obir_v5.4, whole genome shotgun sequence genome includes a region encoding these proteins:
- the LOC105274464 gene encoding probable isocitrate dehydrogenase [NAD] subunit alpha, mitochondrial — protein MAAHWIRTISPKLAGARLYSSQVHKCTLIPGDGIGPEISAAVQKIFDAAKVPIEWESVDVTPVKGPDGKFGIPQAAINSVNRNKIGLKGPLMTPIGKGHRSLNLALRKEFNLYANVRPCRSLEGYKTLYDNVDVITIRENTEGEYSGIEHLIVDGVVQSIKLITEEASRRVAEFAFQYATDNNRKKVTAVHKANIMRMSDGLFLRCCREAAQKFSSVKFEEKYLDTVCLNMVQDPSEYDVLVMPNLYGDILSDMCAGLVGGLGLTPSGNIGLNGALFESVHGTAPDIAGQDKANPTALLLSAVMMLKHMGLNDHAKIIKQAAYDTIKEAKYLTGDLGGTAKCSEYTDEICKKVAAQTK, from the exons ATGGCAGCCCACTGGATTCGCACA ATCTCTCCGAAGCTTGCCGGTGCACGGCTTTACAGCAGCCAGGTACACAAATGCACCCTCATCCCCGGGGATGGTATCGGACCCGAGATCTCCGCCGCGGTGCAGAAGATCTTCGATGCCGCCAAA gTACCAATAGAATGGGAATCAGTTGACGTGACACCAGTGAAGGGTCCGGATGGCAAGTTTGGCATACCCCAGGCGGCCATCAATTCTGTCAATAGGAATAAAATCGGGTTGAAGGGACCTCTGATGACGCCAATAGGGAAGGGTCACAGGTCTCTCAATCTCGCGCTCAGAAA GGAATTCAACTTGTACGCCAACGTGCGGCCGTGTCGGTCCTTGGAGGGCTACAAGACGCTGTACGACAATGTCGACGTCATTACTATCAGAGAGAACACAGAAGGCGAGTATTCCGGCATAGAACACTTGATCGTGGATGGCGTTGTACAGTCCATTAAGTTAATCACGGAAGAGGCGTCTCGCAGAGTAGCTGAATTTGCTTTCCAGTATGCTACGGACAATAATAGGAAAAAG gtCACTGCTGTACATAAAGCGAATATCATGAGGATGTCGGACGGCCTGTTTCTCAGATGTTGTCGGGAGGCCGCACAGAAATTCTCGTCGGTGAAGTTCGAGGAGAAGTACCTGGACACAGTCTGCCTGAACATGGTGCAGGATCCAAGCGAATATGACGTGCTCGTAATGCCTAATCTATACGGCGACATCTTGTCCGATATGTGCGCAGGCCTTGTCGGAGGCCTCGGTCTCACACCGAGCGGAAATATCGGCTTGAACGGGGCGCTATTTGAATCG GTACACGGTACGGCACCTGACATCGCTGGGCAGGACAAGGCGAATCCCACGGCGCTCCTGCTCTCCGCCGTGATGATGCTTAAGCACATGGGCCTAAATGACCACGCAAAGATCATCAAACAGGCGGCGTACGATACTATCAAGGAGGCGAAGTATCTGACCGGTGACCTAGGTGGCACCGCAAAATGTAGCGAGTACACTGATGAAATTTGCAAGAAAGTTGCAGCGCAGACCAAATAA
- the LOC105274467 gene encoding protein fem-1 homolog CG6966 isoform X1, with the protein MDFKSVVYNAARDGKLKRLKVFLEHRGKDEVGQLVGAKTHGATPLVMACRNGHYDVAEYLIEKCGADVEQPGSVVFEGETIEGAPPLWCAAAAGHLALVKLLVKRGAKVNSITKTNSTPLRAACFDGHYDIVKFLVNNGADIEMANRHGHTCLMIACYRGHIKIAKFLLSLNADANRKSVKGNTALHDCAESGSLEILKVLVEHGAKMDVDSYGMTPLLAAAVTGHTHIVEYLISIPDLFDRKAHIDALELLGATYVDKKRDMIGALQFWKRAMNERYRGDRPVISKPEFSPVVAAYDFAREVSEPEALDDLLADPDEMRMQALVIRERILGPAHPDTSYYIRYRGAVYADAGKFSRCIELWNYALDMQQDMLDPLNPMTQSSLFSFTELFSFMMGEEGRQTVRGRRVPPVERRDLMRVFQKAVKEVKKGKQMVDKLGDQVCERDLTFLNRVLVITLHLACLLTRETGEDNIEEHFALHKELYDLIQINARGRQGRDALQLVHSEDGALVGRYPTCKFPSSYLTKALLRVGANVNAKDNDGNTALHLAALLRPWQPRLAIDLLDAGAHLDAVNNDGNTFETLLCDKKLYDSIYPVRYTTLACLAARVVKQTYRESSVPRYLRAFVKMH; encoded by the exons GTGTTCCTAGAGCATCGAGGCAAGGATGAGGTAGGTCAGTTGGTTGGTGCAAAGACTCATGGCGCAACACCCTTAGTCATGGCATGCCGGAATGGGCATTATGATGTGGCCGAATACCTCATCGAAAAATGTGGGGCGGACGTGGAACAACCTGGATCAG TGGTGTTCGAGGGAGAGACGATCGAAGGTGCACCGCCTCTATGGTGTGCGGCAGCCGCTGGTCATCTTGCACTGGTCAAGTTGTTGGTGAAACGAGGCGCCAAAGTCAACTCGATCACGAAGACCAACTCCACGCCTCTCCGTGCCGCCTGTTTTGACGGACACTACGACATTGTAAAATTTCTGGTGAATAATGGTGCAG ATATCGAGATGGCGAATCGACATGGGCATACGTGCCTGATGATTGCGTGCTACCGCGGTCACATTAAAATCGCAAAGTTCCTACTCTCCCTGAACGCGGACGCGAACCGCAAATCTGTGAAAGGCAACACGGCGCTGCACGACTGCGCCGAGAGTGGATCCCTGGAGATACTGAAGGTACTCGTCGAGCACGGCGCCAAGATGGACGTGGACTCTTACGGGATGACGCCACTCCTCGCGGCAGCAGTAACAG GTCATACACACATCGTCGAGTACCTCATAAGCATTCCGGATCTATTCGATAGGAAGGCACACATTGACGCCCTGGAGCTACTCGGAGCTACATACGTGGACAAGAAGAGGGACATGATCGGCGCCTTGCAGTTCTGGAAACGAGCCATGAATGAACG ATACCGAGGAGACCGTCCGGTGATATCAAAACCTGAATTCTCGCCCGTCGTAGCCGCTTACGATTTCGCCCGTGAGGTGAGCGAACCCGAGGCTCTGGACGATCTGTTGGCAGATCCGGACGAGATGCGTATGCAGGCACTAGTGATCAGAGAACGAATATTAGGACCGGCTCATCCTGATACGAGTTACTACATCAGGTACCGCGGAGCGGTCTACGCAGATGCTGGTAAATTCAGCCGTTGCATCGAGCTGTGGAACTACGCCCTCGACATGCAGCAAGACATGCTGGATCCGCTGAATCCAATGACACAAAGCTCTTTATTCAGTTTCACCGAGCTCTTCAGTTTCATGATGGGCGAGGAAGGAAGGCAGACGGTTAGAGGCCGTAGGGTACCGCCGGTAGAGAGGCGAGATCTCATGAGAGTTTTCCAGAAAGCT GTCAAGGAAGTGAAGAAGGGGAAACAAATGGTGGACAAATTGGGCGATCAGGTGTGCGAGCGTGATCTGACGTTTCTGAATAGAGTTCTCGTCATTACTCTGCACCTCGCATGCTTGTTGACGCGCGAGACGGGTGAGGACAACATTGAGGAACACTTTGCCTTGCACAAGGAGCTCTACGACCTAATCCAAATAAACGCCAGAGGCAGGCAG GGTCGCGATGCACTACAATTGGTTCACAGCGAGGACGGTGCTCTGGTCGGGAGGTATCCCACGTGCAAGTTTCCATCCTCTTACTTGACTAAAGCTCTGCTCAGAGTAGGCGCGAACGTGAATGCGAAGGACAACGACGGCAACACGGCCCTCCACTTGGCTGCGTTATTGCGCCCTTGGCAACCGCGCTTAGCGATCGATCTGCTCGACGCCGGCGCGCATCTCGACGCGGTTAACAACGACGGCAACACGTTCGAGACGCTGTTGTGTGACAAGAAACTCTATGATTCGATTTACCCGGTTAGGTATACCACGCTCGCGTGCTTGGCTGCGCGAGTGGTCAAGCAAACGTACAGGGAAAGCAGTGTGCCACGTTACCTACGCGCTTTCGTCAAGATGCATTAA
- the LOC105274467 gene encoding protein fem-1 homolog CG6966 isoform X2 codes for MEDVPNNQSFAQVFLEHRGKDEVGQLVGAKTHGATPLVMACRNGHYDVAEYLIEKCGADVEQPGSVVFEGETIEGAPPLWCAAAAGHLALVKLLVKRGAKVNSITKTNSTPLRAACFDGHYDIVKFLVNNGADIEMANRHGHTCLMIACYRGHIKIAKFLLSLNADANRKSVKGNTALHDCAESGSLEILKVLVEHGAKMDVDSYGMTPLLAAAVTGHTHIVEYLISIPDLFDRKAHIDALELLGATYVDKKRDMIGALQFWKRAMNERYRGDRPVISKPEFSPVVAAYDFAREVSEPEALDDLLADPDEMRMQALVIRERILGPAHPDTSYYIRYRGAVYADAGKFSRCIELWNYALDMQQDMLDPLNPMTQSSLFSFTELFSFMMGEEGRQTVRGRRVPPVERRDLMRVFQKAVKEVKKGKQMVDKLGDQVCERDLTFLNRVLVITLHLACLLTRETGEDNIEEHFALHKELYDLIQINARGRQGRDALQLVHSEDGALVGRYPTCKFPSSYLTKALLRVGANVNAKDNDGNTALHLAALLRPWQPRLAIDLLDAGAHLDAVNNDGNTFETLLCDKKLYDSIYPVRYTTLACLAARVVKQTYRESSVPRYLRAFVKMH; via the exons GTGTTCCTAGAGCATCGAGGCAAGGATGAGGTAGGTCAGTTGGTTGGTGCAAAGACTCATGGCGCAACACCCTTAGTCATGGCATGCCGGAATGGGCATTATGATGTGGCCGAATACCTCATCGAAAAATGTGGGGCGGACGTGGAACAACCTGGATCAG TGGTGTTCGAGGGAGAGACGATCGAAGGTGCACCGCCTCTATGGTGTGCGGCAGCCGCTGGTCATCTTGCACTGGTCAAGTTGTTGGTGAAACGAGGCGCCAAAGTCAACTCGATCACGAAGACCAACTCCACGCCTCTCCGTGCCGCCTGTTTTGACGGACACTACGACATTGTAAAATTTCTGGTGAATAATGGTGCAG ATATCGAGATGGCGAATCGACATGGGCATACGTGCCTGATGATTGCGTGCTACCGCGGTCACATTAAAATCGCAAAGTTCCTACTCTCCCTGAACGCGGACGCGAACCGCAAATCTGTGAAAGGCAACACGGCGCTGCACGACTGCGCCGAGAGTGGATCCCTGGAGATACTGAAGGTACTCGTCGAGCACGGCGCCAAGATGGACGTGGACTCTTACGGGATGACGCCACTCCTCGCGGCAGCAGTAACAG GTCATACACACATCGTCGAGTACCTCATAAGCATTCCGGATCTATTCGATAGGAAGGCACACATTGACGCCCTGGAGCTACTCGGAGCTACATACGTGGACAAGAAGAGGGACATGATCGGCGCCTTGCAGTTCTGGAAACGAGCCATGAATGAACG ATACCGAGGAGACCGTCCGGTGATATCAAAACCTGAATTCTCGCCCGTCGTAGCCGCTTACGATTTCGCCCGTGAGGTGAGCGAACCCGAGGCTCTGGACGATCTGTTGGCAGATCCGGACGAGATGCGTATGCAGGCACTAGTGATCAGAGAACGAATATTAGGACCGGCTCATCCTGATACGAGTTACTACATCAGGTACCGCGGAGCGGTCTACGCAGATGCTGGTAAATTCAGCCGTTGCATCGAGCTGTGGAACTACGCCCTCGACATGCAGCAAGACATGCTGGATCCGCTGAATCCAATGACACAAAGCTCTTTATTCAGTTTCACCGAGCTCTTCAGTTTCATGATGGGCGAGGAAGGAAGGCAGACGGTTAGAGGCCGTAGGGTACCGCCGGTAGAGAGGCGAGATCTCATGAGAGTTTTCCAGAAAGCT GTCAAGGAAGTGAAGAAGGGGAAACAAATGGTGGACAAATTGGGCGATCAGGTGTGCGAGCGTGATCTGACGTTTCTGAATAGAGTTCTCGTCATTACTCTGCACCTCGCATGCTTGTTGACGCGCGAGACGGGTGAGGACAACATTGAGGAACACTTTGCCTTGCACAAGGAGCTCTACGACCTAATCCAAATAAACGCCAGAGGCAGGCAG GGTCGCGATGCACTACAATTGGTTCACAGCGAGGACGGTGCTCTGGTCGGGAGGTATCCCACGTGCAAGTTTCCATCCTCTTACTTGACTAAAGCTCTGCTCAGAGTAGGCGCGAACGTGAATGCGAAGGACAACGACGGCAACACGGCCCTCCACTTGGCTGCGTTATTGCGCCCTTGGCAACCGCGCTTAGCGATCGATCTGCTCGACGCCGGCGCGCATCTCGACGCGGTTAACAACGACGGCAACACGTTCGAGACGCTGTTGTGTGACAAGAAACTCTATGATTCGATTTACCCGGTTAGGTATACCACGCTCGCGTGCTTGGCTGCGCGAGTGGTCAAGCAAACGTACAGGGAAAGCAGTGTGCCACGTTACCTACGCGCTTTCGTCAAGATGCATTAA
- the LOC105274465 gene encoding myelin expression factor 2 isoform X2 — protein sequence MIKAEDNQPQNNDDRDRSRERDRNRRSDRPNRINSASRDRSRERNDRRKACDRRIYVSNIPYDFRWQDLKDLFRTEVGKVAHVELFTDENDKPRGCGIVEFEDSDSVKIAVEKMHRYDIKGRKLVVKEDFDVERDKYGRLATGRNNDRTRDDRFRDPPRPQGGGRQNMSAPSGAGGGGDSKFGNTYGLSTQFLESLGINGPLVTRVFVANLDYKVDEKKLLEVFKLAGKVLHVELGKDKDGKSRGFGVVEYDHPVESVQAISMLHNQQLFDRRMTVRLDRANEPDMPPKLPEGLKGIGMGLGAGGNRLMDVARNIPNVQANNPPMVNPISAPVLAAGAFGAGLNNVVPAQLASALSNTNAAALQASLAGAGLGANLTTSSLLNSSLTNELASNLNNFGGGVGSLSGLQASLAGGQGNNSFAPRGLSKLDNDIGFGGNNAFGGSNFGGGGRDFDSGSFNRGDGDRISGGGGGGFSGNQGQSGGGNRQNSNGSRPLSDTILISNLPPNTTWQMLRDKFQDAGEVKFAEMRGTDMGMVRFASEWDADRAVTMMNRSRIDGRTIDVRLY from the exons ATGATAAAGGCAGAAGA TAATCAGCCACAGAACAACGATGATAGGGACAGGAGCAGAGAGCGCGACCGTAATCGAAGGTCAGATAGGCCGAACCGCATAAACTCTGCTAGCCGTGATCGCAGCAGGGAGAGAAATGATCGCAGGAAAGCTTGTGACAGACGTATTTATGTATCAAACATTCCTTATGACTTTCGTTGGCAAGATCTCAAGGATCTGTTCAGGACCGAAGTCGGCAAGGTAGCTCACGTGGAGCTCTTTACGGATGAAAATGATAAGCCCAGAGGATGTGGGATTGTGGAGTTCGAGGACTCCGACTCGGTGAAGATAGCTGTGGAGAAGATGCATCGCTACGATATCAAGGGAAGAAAGCTCGTTGTGAAGGAA GACTTTGATGTGGAACGCGACAAGTATGGCCGCTTAGCTACGGGCCGCAACAATGATAGAACCAGAGATGATAGATTCAGAGATCCTCCCAGGCCACAAGGAGGTGGGAGACAAAACATGTCTGCACCCAGTGGTGcgg gTGGTGGCGGTGACAGTAAGTTTGGAAATACGTACGGTCTCAGCACACAATTCCTGGAATCTCTAGGTATCAATGGTCCTTTGGTCACGAGAGTATTTGTTGCAAAT CTAGATTACAAAGTCGATGAGAAGAAGTTGCTTGAAGTCTTCAAACTGGCTGGAAAAGTATTGCACGTTGAATTGGGAAAGGACAAAGATGGTAAATCGAGAGGCTTCGGTGTCGTGGAATACGACCATCCGGTGGAATCTGTGCAAGCTATCTCAATGCTTCACAATCAGCAGCTGTTCGATAGACGCATGACTGTCAGACTCGACAGAGCTAATGAGCCCGACATGCCACCCAAATTGCCGGAAG GCTTGAAGGGAATCGGCATGGGACTTGGAGCCGGTGGCAACAGATTAATGGATGTGGCAAGAAACATTCCTAATGTACAGGCCAACAATCCACCAATGGTTAATCCAATCTCAGCGCCGGTTTTGGCAGCGGGTGCCTTCGGAGCCGGTTTAAACAACGTTGTACCTGCGCAATTAG CATCGGCATTGTCGAACACGAATGCTGCAGCTCTTCAGGCTAGTCTCGCGGGTGCCGGGTTGGGTGCTAATCTTACGACTAGCTCGCTGCTGAACTCATCACTGACGAACGAGTTAGCGTCCAACTTAAACAATTTCGGTGGCGGTGTCGGTAGCCTGAGCGGTCTGCAAGCATCCCTTGCCGGTGGACAGGGCAACAATTCGTTTGCGCCACGTGGATTGTCCAAGTTGGACAATGACATCGGGTTCGGTGGTAACAACGCCTTTGGCGGGTCCAACTTCGGCGGAGGTGGTAGAGACTTTGACAGCGGCAGTTTCAACAGAGGAGATGGCGATCGCATTtctggcggtggcggcggtggatTCTCCGGGAATCAAGGCCAAAGTGGAGGCGGCAATCGTCAAAACTCCAACGGATCGCGACCACTGTCAGATACCATTCTCATAAGCAAC CTACCTCCAAATACCACATGGCAAATGCTGCGCGATAAGTTCCAGGACGCCGGCGAAGTAAAATTTGCGGAGATGAGGGGTACTGACATGGGTATGGTACGATTCGCATCCGAATGGGATGCCGACCGTGCTGTGA CTATGATGAATCGATCGCGCATCGACGGCCGGACGATTGACGTGCGTCTGTATTAA
- the LOC105274465 gene encoding myelin expression factor 2 isoform X1, with translation MIKAEDNQPQNNDDRDRSRERDRNRRSDRPNRINSASRDRSRERNDRRKACDRRIYVSNIPYDFRWQDLKDLFRTEVGKVAHVELFTDENDKPRGCGIVEFEDSDSVKIAVEKMHRYDIKGRKLVVKEDFDVERDKYGRLATGRNNDRTRDDRFRDPPRPQGGGRQNMSAPSGAGGGGGGGGGGGGGGGGGGGGGGGGGGGGGDSKFGNTYGLSTQFLESLGINGPLVTRVFVANLDYKVDEKKLLEVFKLAGKVLHVELGKDKDGKSRGFGVVEYDHPVESVQAISMLHNQQLFDRRMTVRLDRANEPDMPPKLPEGLKGIGMGLGAGGNRLMDVARNIPNVQANNPPMVNPISAPVLAAGAFGAGLNNVVPAQLASALSNTNAAALQASLAGAGLGANLTTSSLLNSSLTNELASNLNNFGGGVGSLSGLQASLAGGQGNNSFAPRGLSKLDNDIGFGGNNAFGGSNFGGGGRDFDSGSFNRGDGDRISGGGGGGFSGNQGQSGGGNRQNSNGSRPLSDTILISNLPPNTTWQMLRDKFQDAGEVKFAEMRGTDMGMVRFASEWDADRAVTMMNRSRIDGRTIDVRLY, from the exons ATGATAAAGGCAGAAGA TAATCAGCCACAGAACAACGATGATAGGGACAGGAGCAGAGAGCGCGACCGTAATCGAAGGTCAGATAGGCCGAACCGCATAAACTCTGCTAGCCGTGATCGCAGCAGGGAGAGAAATGATCGCAGGAAAGCTTGTGACAGACGTATTTATGTATCAAACATTCCTTATGACTTTCGTTGGCAAGATCTCAAGGATCTGTTCAGGACCGAAGTCGGCAAGGTAGCTCACGTGGAGCTCTTTACGGATGAAAATGATAAGCCCAGAGGATGTGGGATTGTGGAGTTCGAGGACTCCGACTCGGTGAAGATAGCTGTGGAGAAGATGCATCGCTACGATATCAAGGGAAGAAAGCTCGTTGTGAAGGAA GACTTTGATGTGGAACGCGACAAGTATGGCCGCTTAGCTACGGGCCGCAACAATGATAGAACCAGAGATGATAGATTCAGAGATCCTCCCAGGCCACAAGGAGGTGGGAGACAAAACATGTCTGCACCCAGTGGTGcgggtggtggcggtggcggtggcggcggcggtggcggcggtggtggtggcggtggcggcggcggtggtggtggtggaggTGGTGGCGGTGACAGTAAGTTTGGAAATACGTACGGTCTCAGCACACAATTCCTGGAATCTCTAGGTATCAATGGTCCTTTGGTCACGAGAGTATTTGTTGCAAAT CTAGATTACAAAGTCGATGAGAAGAAGTTGCTTGAAGTCTTCAAACTGGCTGGAAAAGTATTGCACGTTGAATTGGGAAAGGACAAAGATGGTAAATCGAGAGGCTTCGGTGTCGTGGAATACGACCATCCGGTGGAATCTGTGCAAGCTATCTCAATGCTTCACAATCAGCAGCTGTTCGATAGACGCATGACTGTCAGACTCGACAGAGCTAATGAGCCCGACATGCCACCCAAATTGCCGGAAG GCTTGAAGGGAATCGGCATGGGACTTGGAGCCGGTGGCAACAGATTAATGGATGTGGCAAGAAACATTCCTAATGTACAGGCCAACAATCCACCAATGGTTAATCCAATCTCAGCGCCGGTTTTGGCAGCGGGTGCCTTCGGAGCCGGTTTAAACAACGTTGTACCTGCGCAATTAG CATCGGCATTGTCGAACACGAATGCTGCAGCTCTTCAGGCTAGTCTCGCGGGTGCCGGGTTGGGTGCTAATCTTACGACTAGCTCGCTGCTGAACTCATCACTGACGAACGAGTTAGCGTCCAACTTAAACAATTTCGGTGGCGGTGTCGGTAGCCTGAGCGGTCTGCAAGCATCCCTTGCCGGTGGACAGGGCAACAATTCGTTTGCGCCACGTGGATTGTCCAAGTTGGACAATGACATCGGGTTCGGTGGTAACAACGCCTTTGGCGGGTCCAACTTCGGCGGAGGTGGTAGAGACTTTGACAGCGGCAGTTTCAACAGAGGAGATGGCGATCGCATTtctggcggtggcggcggtggatTCTCCGGGAATCAAGGCCAAAGTGGAGGCGGCAATCGTCAAAACTCCAACGGATCGCGACCACTGTCAGATACCATTCTCATAAGCAAC CTACCTCCAAATACCACATGGCAAATGCTGCGCGATAAGTTCCAGGACGCCGGCGAAGTAAAATTTGCGGAGATGAGGGGTACTGACATGGGTATGGTACGATTCGCATCCGAATGGGATGCCGACCGTGCTGTGA CTATGATGAATCGATCGCGCATCGACGGCCGGACGATTGACGTGCGTCTGTATTAA